atctaggagtagatcactggacagcggtcaaaattatccttactggaataaggatatgtttctcgattatggaagtgacaaaaggctcatcgtaaaaagttacgtcgatgcaagttttgacactaatctagatgactctaagtctcggtctagatacatattgaaagtgggagcaattagctagagtagctctgtgaagagcattgtagacatagatatttgcaaaatacttacggatctgaatgtgacagacccgttgactaaaattatctcacaatcaaaacatgatcacaccttagtactctgtgggtgttaatcacatagcgatgtgaactagattattgactctattaacCCTTTGAgagttggtcacatagagatgtgaactatgggtgttaatcacatggtgatgtgaattattgatgttaaatcacatggcgatgtgaactagattattgactctagtgcaagtgtgagactgaaggaaatatgccctagaagcaataataaagtattatatatttccttatatcatgataaatgtttattattcatgctacaattgtattaaccggaaacataatacatgtgtgaatacatagacaaacagagtgtcactagtatgcctctacttgactagctcgttaatcaaagatggttatgtttcctagccatagacatgagttgtcatttgattaacgagatcacctcattaggagaatgacgtgattgacttgacccattccgttagcttagcacccgatcgtttagtatgttgctattgctttcttcatgacttatacatgttcctctgactatgagattatgcaactcccgtttaccagaggaacactttgtgggctaccaaacgtcacaacgtaaatgggtgattataaaggtgctctacaggtgtctccaaaggtacttgttgggttggcgtatttcgagattaggatttgtcactccgattgtcggagaggtatctctgggcccactcggtaatgcacatcactataagccttgcaagcattgtgactaataagttagttgcgggatgatgtgttacggaacgagtaaagagacttgccggtaacgagattgaactaggtatcgagataccgacgatcgaatctcgggcaagtaacatactgatgacaaagggaacaacgtatgttgttatgcggtctgaccgataaagatcttcgtagaatatgtgggagccaatatgggcatccaggtcccgctattggttattgaccggagacgtgtctcggtcatgtctacatagttctcgaacccgtagggtccgcacgcttaaagttacgatgacagttttattatgagtttatgtatgttgatgtaccgaaggagttcggagtcccggatgagatcggggacatgacgaggagtctcgaaatggtcgagacgtaaagatcgatatattggacgactatattcggacttcggaaaggttccgagtgattcgggtatttttcggagtaccggagagttacgggaatacgtattgggccttattgggccatacgggaaagaagaaaaagggcctcaagggtggccgcacccctccccttggtctggtccgaattggactagggaagggggcgcccccttccttccttctctttttcccttcctcttttcctattccatatgggaggtggaatcctactaggactagggagtcctagtaggactccacacttggtgcgccccctcctagggccggcctcctcctcccttgctcctttatatacgggggcaagggggcaccccagagacacaacaattgatccttgagatctcttagccgtgtgcggtgcccccctccaccatattacaccttgataataccgttgcggagcttaggcgaagccctgcgtcggtggaacatcatcatcgtcaccacgccgtcgtgctgacgaaactctccctcaacactcgactggatcggagttcgagggacgtcatcgagctgaacgtgtgtagaactcggaggtgccgtacgttcggtacttgatcggtcggatcgtgaagacgtacgactacatcaaccgcgttgtgataacgcttccgctatcggtttacgatggtacgtggacaacactctcccctctcgttgctatgcatcaccatgatcttgcgtgtgcgtaggaaattttttgaaattactacgttccccaacacatgcaaCAGTACGCCAACCGGCAGCAGCCCGACAGGACATGCACAACGCCGCACTCCGATCCTAGTTCGTGGACTCCGACCTCCTGCCGCCACACATCGCGGTAGACCCAGACCTGGCAAACGCCTGGGCCCGGGACCGCTCCTTGATGGCGTCGGAGACGGCCATGCGATGTCTCCACCGCCTCGACGGGGAGATGGCCATGTACGGCGAGGAATGGTCCATCACTGAGATCACCACTGATGCCTCCAACTACTGCCGCCCTCTCCCCCAGCCCACATCCTCGGTAGCCACGGCTGCACTGTGCAGGGCGCCGGAGGGGGCGGAGAGGATCATCCGCGAGCGTCAGGAGGGCGCCGGAAAGCCCTGTCGCGGCGCCACCACCTTCCACCGCTCCAAGCCCGACGACGATGACACCGACAGCGGGCTGGGCAACGATGACGAAGGAGGAGCAGccggccagcccgacattggctacAAGGTCACCGTGAAGTATAGGGTAGTTTAgggttttagttttaggttttagTTCACCGGACGAAATATCGTCCTGTTTTATGTACAAATTATCCTACTTTCAATGAGATACGTCGTGTTTATATCAAAATTCGCCATGTTTGCACAAATTTTGTTCGGTTGGTTTGAGTTATTGtgaaaatgtatgcggctagcgttggatgGCTGCCTCCCGCATCCGTGGACTGGTCTCCCTATCCGCGGATAGATGCGGGTTTTTTTTTGCGGGTTGCCACTGAAGATGCCCTTAGGCCttgtttgtttgggcttttgcttctACTTTTATAGCTTTTCCACTTAGGCAAAAAAAGCCACAAAAGCTCCTGAATAGGAACTTTTTGCTTTGACTTTTGGTTTTTTTATTCTGAAGTTTCCATATCTTCCTGACGGGTACATACTGGATGTGACACGTTCATTTCGGGCTCCTGATGATTACAAGAAGTACAGCTTCTTGCCCAGTACCTTCGCAATCTGTTTAACCAAGTGCATGAACATTTTGGGAAGCAGTCGCCTTTGACTGTCTCTTGTTACCTAGTAATAGATTAGATACTGTTGCAATATCATATGATTTCATTGTTTACAATCTCCACTGCTGCTGTAGCATATTTTGTTTTTACCGTGAAGTATAGGATAGTTTAGGGTTTTAGTTTATGCTACGGGGTCACCGTGAAGTATAGGATAGTTTAGGGTTTTAATTCACCGGATGAAATATCATCCTATTTTATGTACAAATTATCCGAATATTCATCTCTACATCCGAGCTCATTTGCACCGGCGCTGacgaaaaaaaaaatcaaaacaaatactagaaaattcaaaaaattccaaactttttttgcgcggtagacaATTTGAGGCATGAGGTCCGCTCCGATTTTCAAATCATTTGAACATCTGAGGAGCTCTCAGCAAAAATGACAAATTAGGGGtatgtaaaaatgtttactgttcatatACTGTTTTGGCCCGATTTGTTATTTTTTTGCTGAGAGATACAGATATCCAAATGACTTAAAATTTGGAGTGGGCCTCATGCATCAAATTGTCTAACACAAAAAAAatggttttttattttgttttgaattCTTTACGAATTTTTtctaaccgggtgcagatgagcctgggcaccgaaacgCCCTACTTCAAATTTTCCTACTTTCAATGAAATACGTCGTGTTTATATCAAAATTCGCCGTGTTTGCACGAATATCGTTCGGGTGGGTTGagttgttgtgaaaatgtatgcggctagcgttGGAGGACTGCCTCCCGCATCCGTGGACTGGTTCCCCTATCCGCGCGGATGGATGCGGGTGGTTTTTTGCGGGttgacgttggagatgcccttaggccctgtttgtttgggcttttgcttctACTTTTACAGCTTTTCCACTTATACAAATAAAGCCACAGAAGCTCCTAAATAGGAGCCTAAATAGGAGCTTCTTGCTTCTACTTTTGGTTTTTTGGTTCTGAAGTTTCCATATCTTCCTGGCGGGTACACACTGGATGTGCCACGTTCATCTTGGGCTCCTGACGATTACAAGAAGTACAGCTTCTTGCCCACTATTTGACCTTCGCAATCTGTCTAACCAAGTGCGTGAACATTATGGgaagcatttgcctttgactcttaaAAGTGAATCAAAGACTGGTGGAGTCCATAGCACTCGATACACGTCAACGCCCCCTGCCTTTGAAAAAGAGGTGAGTGTTCTCTATGTTGCTTGCAACTGTCTCTTGGTGCCTAATTAGATTAGATACTGTTGCAATATCATATGATCTCATTGTTTACAATCTCCACTGCTGTCGTAGCATATTTTGTATATGTACTTCTTTGTGCGGTGCGTGCTCCAATCAACTGTATCAAGATAAGTCAGTACACAGAGTCGGATACAGATACAGTTTGACATCCTACTTGCCTTAGCATACCACTAGCAAAACGAAAATACATGGTCAAGCCACCATACTAGGCCTGGGTAGTATATCCGTCAATCAAAAGATCCATCTTGTCGCGGACAAGTCGGGACCAAGCAACAATGATCTCCACCTCAGAGCTGCAAACCAAACATGTACGCTGACTGATGTTGCAAGACTTACAAGGGAAGAAGACATGAGTAGATATAGAAGATCCCCCATACGTTTCTACCACAACATTCAACCCTCCTCCAGATTCAACCGAAACGACGTTTCTTGACAGAGGTAGGTAACCATCTAGATCTAACTCATCATCTTCTTGAGGAATTCCTTCAAGAGaatgaagcagcacaaccttctcATGTATAGTAGAACTACCATCTGCACTAGATGACGAACAAAAAACTTCCCCTCCAGATTTAAAAGGATGGCCCCCTCCGACAACACGAACCGATAAGATAGTGGCCTGGGCCGTACTAGAAAGTCGTTCAAGGCTCAACACTGCTCTACACAACGGACTACATAAGGTTAAACGTTGCATCTCATCGCTGGGTGCTAAAGGAAGCTCACCGCTGGGTGCCACCTCGTAGCGGTTGCTAACACAGACCAATTCTCTATCATTGATCCCATCACCTCTAAAATCATAGCCATCATGTACTCGCAGCTCAACTTCGAAGTCAACAGGGTCCACGGCTATAATAGCACGTGACGGGCCGGACAAACACAAAGAACAGTCCTGCAAGCATTAGATCATCGTTATATTTAAATGGAGTGCTTTGCTGAAGAAGAAAATACTACTGTACTTGACAGAAACCGAAGAAAATGAAGAGAAAACTAAATATAGAACAGTGCATACATTTTCAGATGTAAGTACTTGATACATAACACTTGACCGAGAGAAGAGAAGGTTGCGGTTGTGGTCCACGGTGTCTCGGGCAGCGACCACACCATACACATTGAGTGGCCACTTCAGGTCGCCACTTAGTTCAGTAATTTTGAAAGAGTAGATCTGCAAGGAGCTCTCAATAACAGCGGCACGGGGTGGGATGATACCGGGAATGCAATGCATAAACTGCATAGGACTCAATAGAGCTGCAACACAATTAAGCAAAGACTAAGCAAATTTCTTGAGACATGCATACAGCAAAGAGTAAATAAATAGAGTTGAGTAAGCAAACTTCTCACATGCATAGAGCAAACATAGGCTTAGTTTTTTTTTAAACTGTGGTAATTTAAAGCCACGGTATTCCAACGTGTGGGCAACTAATACTACATTTACTTAAAACCATGGCTTTTCTCAGTTTTACAAAAACTACATAGATGTTTGGATGGTGATGTTTTACCATGCATAGTTTTGACTGATTGTTACGGTGGATGACAGCTGAACCTAACTCAGCTTGGAGCTACACTACTAATTAGTGATTTCTAACAGCCGCCGGGCTGCATGCACCCGCCATGCAGCCCGGTCAGCACGCCAACACCTACAGTAGATGCCAGGATCTGTAGCAATAAATATACAATTCACTTTGATAGTTTTCTGATCAAATTAGAGGAGACAGACTAAGTACTGTCACTATGGTGTTTGCTCCTGAGTTCTGACCAACTTTGCCATTCAACAAGTGTGTGACTTCAAATTTCTGTACTGCCATAACAACAAGCCAAGCGAAAGAAACAGATCAGCTAGCCGGCCTGAAACAGCTGATTAATCTAAGCAGGATGTGCATGATTGATCAAGGTTCATCCATCGACCAGAATAAAGTAATACAATCATTTGTGGCATGCATGTGCCAACAACCGCAGCAAAAACTATGGAATACTGCGGGGCCTAAGCAAATAGAGTTGAATAAAGTTAATTTCTTGAGAGATGCATAGCATAGAGCAAACAGTCTATGCAAATAGTAATAAGCAATATAATAAAGCTGCAACATATATGCATTCTGTACTTACTTTTATCTTTGAATCCACCGCACTGACCCGGCTTGCTGCCACTTGAGTATTCCCATGCTCTACGGCGGCCCGCGAACAAACCCAGCTGGTTATCCATCCGCTCTTTAAGCTGCTCCGCTGGGGATTTTGCTTCCTGCTCATCAGCATGCTCCTCCACAATGCGCTCCTCCTTCTCCACAATTGGCGCCTTGTTCTGCGGGATCtgcttcctctttgcctccttctccgccttccTTTGCTTGATCATCTCCCTCCGCCGCTCCCTCTCCTTCTCTGCCTTCCTTATTGCCTCCCTCTTGGCCTCCTCCGCCTCCATCGCTGCCTGCCTCTCCGCCTCCATCGCCCTCTCATACTCCTGCTCATCCTCCTCTGTAATCATCATCGCCAACTCATTTCTGTAACACAAGGGTCTCGCCAGGACATTGGAGGAGAGACGCAAGAATTCATTGGCAGCCATGATCTTCctcacctcctgctgcctcctcgtctcctcctcatcctcttcctcctcctcctttcttTCCATCTTCTCGGTGATCTTCTCAGATGTAATAACTTGtgcatcatcctcctcctcctgctgctgctgctgcagctgctttttcttcttcttcctctccttctccttcttcctcatgaTAGCCCTCTTCTCCTTGTCCTCCTCATCCTTCTCCTTCtgctgttgcttcttcttcttctccttcttcctcatccTATCCCTCTTCTTCCtgtcctccttcctctcctcctccttcctcttgtCCTCTGCCTCTGCCGCCTCCGACATGGccttattccattgcctgctctgTAGATTCGCAGAAATCCTTGGAGATCTTCATTAAtttggatgatgtgctaaccaGCTCGTCGGCCTTGTACAAGGGGATGCGGGAATGGAACAGGAAAGAAAATGGGACATGGACAGCATCCGCTGGCCCAAATCCTCGACATCCTCCAAGATGCCGAAGGGCTCTTTGCAGTCGACATTGCCCCGGACGGACGACGTTGCTGCTCGAGAGATCTCATCCACCCAGCGAGAAATCCCCGGAGTAAGAGACCCAATCAGGTCTCTGCGCTCGCTCTTCAGGGAGAGGATCTCCCCTATCAGCGCCGATAGCTCAGGGTCGGACTGAATCTCGGAGTCGGTAAAGAAGGACCTGGTGCCCATCTTCGTCTCTTGTCCCCAACACCGCACCgttgatctccgccgccgccgcttggggtTGCTCCGGGGTTGGCCAAAGCAGCAGTGAGGATGGAGGGGAAGAAGGGAGGGTTTGTGGCGGCGGCTGACGAGAGTGAGGATGGAGGGGAAGAAGGGAGGTGTGCGGCTGTGACCAAAAGCAAGCCCAGTCCGGCTCGGAGGGGTTGGCGAGACAAGTGTGGCCCAGTTCTCAGCTCGCCGGCCCGTCCAAGAACCACCGTGGCCCTtattcatcaaaaattctatagtgctcccactcacttctttggaaatacaaatttctcttaaactttgtataaacccaaatctttgatcatctcatcaaagcgtacattctaactccgagatgcttactccagtccttaaaaagattgctggagctttgcatatttgttagcatctttcaggattgacaaaatcttttggttgtatcacatacaacctttcctcaagaaaatcgccgaggaaacaatgttttgacatcctatctgcaagatttcataaataatgcagtaactgctaatataattccaacactcttagcatcgctacgagtgagaaaatctcatcgtagtcaactccttgaacttgtcggaaaacatcttaacgacaagtcgagctttcttaatggtcacacttaccatcattgcccgtcttccttttaaaatccatctgcacccaacagccttacgaccatcaagtagttcttccaaagtctacactttgtttttatacatggatcctctctcggattttatggcctcgagccattcgttggaatccaggcccatcatcgcttctccatagctcgtaggttcattgttgtctagcaacatgacttccaagacaggattacgtaccactctgaagtagcatgcatccttgtcgtcctacgaggtttggtggtgacttgatccgaaatttcatgatcactatcacaagcttccacttcagttggtgtaggtgccacaggaacaacttcctgtgccctgctacacactagttgaagtgatggttcaataacctcatcaagtctccaccatcctcccactcaattcttttcgagaaaaacttttcctcgagaaaggacccgtttctagaaacaatcacttttgcttccagatctgaaataggaggtatacccaactgtttaggtattctatgaagatgcatttatccgctttgggttcgagcttatcagcctgaaactttttcacataagcgtcgcagccccaaacttctaataaacgacagcttaggtttctctaaaccatatttcatacggtgtcatctcaacggaattgcatggtgccctatttaaagtgaatgcggttgtctctaatgcctaacccataaacgatagtgtaattcgataagagacaccatggtatgcaccatatccaatagggtgcagttatgccgttcggacacaccatcacactatggtgttccaggcggtattagttgtgaaacaattttcacgatgtcttaattgtgtgccaaactcgtaactcagatattcatctctatgatcatatcacagacattttatcctcttgtcacgacgatcttcaacttcactctgaaattacttgaacctttcaataattcagacttgtgtttcatcaagtaaatatactcagcatctactcaaatcatctgtgaagtaagaacataatgatatccactgcgtgcctcatcactcattggattgcacacatcaaaatgtattacttccaacaagttgctctcttgttccatctcactgaaaacgaggcctttcagtcatcttgcccatgtggtatgatttgcatgtcgtgattcaaaattaagtgagtccaaatgatccatctgtatggagtttcttcatgcatatataccaatagacatggttcgcatgtgccaatcttttcaaaaacgagtgagtccaaagatccatcaacatggagcttcttcatgcgttttatcccaatatgactcaaatagcagtgccacgagtatgtggtactatcattactatcttatatcttttggcatgaacatatgtatcactacgatcgagattcaataaaccatttattttaggtgcaagaccattgaaggtattattccaataaaaagagtaaccattattcttcttaaatgaacaacataatccaatcatgtctatgctcaacgtaaacaccaaataacaattatttaggtttaacaccaatctcgatggtagagggagcatgcgatgcttgatcacatcaaccttggaaacacttccaacacatatcgtcatctcacttttagctagtctccgtttattccgcagcttttatttcgagttactaacacttggcaaccgatccggtatctaataccctggtgctactaggagtactagtaaagtacacattaatataatgtatatccaatatacttctgtcgaccttaccagccttctcatctacgaagtatctagggtagttctgcttcagtgaccgttcccctcatctcagaagcacttagtctcgggtttgggttcaaccttggctttcttcactagagctgcaactgatttgccgtttcatgaagtatcccttgttgcccgtgcccttcttgaaattagtggttttactaaccatcaacaattgatgctcctacttgatttctactttcgcggtgtcaaacatcgcgagttgctcaaggatcatcatgtctatccctgatatgttatagttcatcacgaagctctaatagcttggtggcagtgactatggagaaccatcactatctcatctggaagattaactcctactcgattcaagcgattgtagtacttagac
This region of Triticum aestivum cultivar Chinese Spring chromosome 2D, IWGSC CS RefSeq v2.1, whole genome shotgun sequence genomic DNA includes:
- the LOC123050301 gene encoding conglutin alpha 2; the protein is MSEAAEAEDKRKEEERKEDRKKRDRMRKKEKKKKQQQKEKDEEDKEKRAIMRKKEKERKKKKKQLQQQQQEEEDDAQVITSEKITEKMERKEEEEEDEEETRRQQEVRKIMAANEFLRLSSNVLARPLCYRNELAMMITEEDEQEYERAMEAERQAAMEAEEAKREAIRKAEKERERRREMIKQRKAEKEAKRKQIPQNKAPIVEKEERIVEEHADEQEAKSPAEQLKERMDNQLGLFAGRRRAWEYSSGSKPGQCGGFKDKTLLSPMQFMHCIPGIIPPRAAVIESSLQIYSFKITELSGDLKWPLNVYGVVAARDTVDHNRNLLFSRSSVMYQVLTSENDCSLCLSGPSRAIIAVDPVDFEVELRVHDGYDFRGDGINDRELVCVSNRYEVAPSGELPLAPSDEMQRLTLCSPLCRAVLSLERLSSTAQATILSVRVVGGGHPFKSGGEVFCSSSSADGSSTIHEKVVLLHSLEGIPQEDDELDLDGYLPLSRNVVSVESGGGLNVVVETYGGSSISTHVFFPCKSCNISQRTCLVCSSEVEIIVAWSRLVRDKMDLLIDGYTTQA